Proteins found in one Neodiprion lecontei isolate iyNeoLeco1 chromosome 6, iyNeoLeco1.1, whole genome shotgun sequence genomic segment:
- the LOC107220198 gene encoding polyamine-transporting ATPase 13A3 isoform X3, whose product MDIMDGTRGNGLLHLKNGVDYINAGEEDQMEIYGYKRNHLWTSITWIFIICTAGLLRLFFHWIPHLMLLATHSKCSLEEAEAVLLVEKFQGKHTSRYVKKLITISAEEVSRLSKDGESLIGKDTFPEDDFLTEVEEDRGPLTLSVHLSGGQFKDFKSILTFSCKKLTYVWDTDRCEFLKLKGLDEGVLTSTLHQMRGLTAQDQFMRRFVYGSNEIVIPVKSILTLLCLEVLNPFYIFQLFSFCLWIADDYLYYAMAILTMSSFGIIIAVIQTRRNQHNLRSTVHASDVATVIRDPSSGKTATVQTEHLVPGDVLVIPSHGCIMPCDAVLLTGNCILNESMLTGESVPVTKTPIPASSELLYDTKEHARHTLYCGTQVIQTRYFGTEKVIAVVIRTGFNTSKGGLVRSIMYPPPVDFKFEQDSYKFVILLACIASIGFVYTIISKVLQGISGHRIALEALDLITIVVPPALPAAMTVGRLVAQNRLQNKKIYCTSPRAINVSGSIDCVCFDKTGTLTEDGLDMWGVVPISNKMFQSPVKDISTLELDEVLVGMVTCHSITLIDRQLSGDPLDLKMFESTGWTLEEPDVSDTSKFSMLFPTVVRPPKGSKFAGVNCNNLTISPERQNSKRSAMNDQMTDTTSNLEDTLSESTMQLSEQSLEIGIVRQFPFTSSLQRMSVITRTLGANHFDLYCKGSPEMIFSLSKPESIPSNFATVLQEYTSEGYRVIALAHKSLNRLSYAKVQRISRESAETDLNFLAFVILENRLKPGTSPVIKLLNEACIKTVMVTGDNMLTALSVARDCGIVKHHVTVIAVAAITQQNLTKPQIYFTQSNSQCSPTSPMGNDISEMTDLNSVASLETVENGSTQGNHTGNQINYLSDDLHISTNKYVFSLTGKTWSMVKQHHPELIPKLATRGAIFARMSPDQKQQLVQELQALGYYVAMVGDGANDCGALKAAHTGISLSDTESSVASPFTSRDTDISCLLSVIREGRAALSTSFGIFKYMAAYSLTQFVSVMLLYNIRSNLTDIEFLYIDLFVISIFAFFFGRTEAYDGPLAKTAPLTSLISTSPILSLIFQILIVIIFQFMSLFHLGQQDCYKTCIENLEENATEEEEVGCFENYTIFIISSMQYIILAVAFSKGRPYRKPIWTNWGLLSSFILMSLFSIYMALNPFEWLADQFELVLPPDMGFRYVLLGYGLANFVLSMVVEYFVVEYIIFGKLRYRWHDVYKSKKRYLAIERDMASNHKWPPISQEPLPEAAPDILIRQNLTEIKIENITETNPTSDFINSNVIQETNSDFKRFGSAREVTLNPRSLFSDRRTAVSMQTVPNFDDGREIDREVRYTPSSCKLELPAKRRHNSESENGIYPYEKSYRNYNTNPIATLPRHPPSQQVAPSDEFKSVMVHKSEESNFRSATQSVLELDILPS is encoded by the exons ATGGATATTATGGACG GTACTCGAGGCAATGGCCTTCTTCATCTTAAGAATGGCGTTGACTATATCAACGCGGGCGAAGAGGACCAAATGGAAATTTATGG ATACAAAAGGAATCACTTATGGACATCGATCACATGGATATTTATCATCTGCACAGCGGGTCTGTTACGCTTATTCTTTCACTGGATACCGCATTTGATGTTACTTGCCACACATTCGAAATGCTCATTGGAAGAAGCAGAGGCAGTGCTTTTGGTAGAAAAGTTCCAAGGAAAACATACCAGTCGCTACGTGAAGAAATTGATTACCATCAGCGCAGAGGAAGTCTC AAGACTGTCCAAAGATGGAGAATCATTAATTGGCAAGGACACATTTCCAGAGGATGATTTCTTGACTGAAGTCGAAGAAGATCGAGGTCCGCTTACTTTATCAGTTCATTTAAGCGGTGGTCAGTTTAAAG atTTCAAATCTATCCTAACATTTTCCTGCAAGAAACTCACTTACGTTTGGGACACGGACAggtgtgaatttttaaaattaaaaggtTTGGACGAAGGGGTTCTGACCTCAACGCTTCACCAAATGCGAGGATTGACAGCACAGGATCAATTTATGCG GCGTTTCGTTTACGGGAGCAATGAAATTGTTATCCCGGTTAAAAGTATACTGACACTTCTCTGCTTGGAAGTTTTGAATCCTTtctatatatttcaattattcagcTTCTGTCTTTGGATTGCCGACGATTATCTGTACTACGCTATGGCTATTCTGACTATGTCTAGTTTCGGTATTATTATAGCGGTGATTCAAACAAGGAGG AACCAGCACAACTTGAGGTCTACTGTTCACGCATCTGATGTGGCAACGGTTATTCGCGACCCATCGAGTGGAAAAACTGCGACCGTACAAACGGAACATTTGGTACCTGGTGATGTGCTCGTGATTCCATCTCACGGATGCATTATGCCTTGCGACGCTGTCCTGTTGACAGGGAATTGTATCTTAAACGAATCAATGTTAACCGGGGAATCAGTACCGGTAACAAAAACGCCTATTCCCGCTTCAAGTGAGCTTTTGTACGACACAAAAGAACACGCGAGGCACACGTTGTACTGTGGAACGCAGGTAATTCAGACAAGGTACTTCGGTACGGAAAAAGTAATCGCTGTTGTAATCAGGACCGGATTTAATACTAGCAAGGGTGGGCTAGTGCGATCTATAATGTATCCACCACCGGTTGACTTTAAATTTGAGCAGGACTCCTACAAGTTTGTAATACTCTTAGCTTGCATCGCTAGCATTGGTTTCGTATATACAATTATCTCTAAAGTGCTCCAAGGTATTTCCGGACACCGAATAGCATTGGAAGCACTTGACTTGATCACTATTGTGGTACCACCAGCTCTTCCGGCTGCTATGACGGTTGGACGACTCGTCGCTCAGAACAGGCTGCAAAATAAGAAGATTTATTGCACCAGTCCAAGAGCTATCAATGTCTCGGGTTCAATCGACTGCGTATGCTTTGACAAAACGGGAACGTTAACCGAAGACGGATTGGATATGTGGGGGGTCGTTCCCATATCAAACAAAATGTTTCAAAGTCCAGTCAAAGACATATCTACTCTTGAATTAGACGAAGTACTCGTTGGTATGGTCACCTGTCACAGTATTACATTAATCGACCGTCAGTTGTCCGGAGACCCCCTGGATCTCAAGATGTTTGAATCGACGGGTTGGACACTGGAAGAGCCAGACGTTTCTGATACTTCCAAGTTCTCTATGCTCTTTCCAACTGTCGTCAGGCCACCAAAAGGGTCAAAGTTCGCCGGAGTTAATTGTAACAATCTCACGATATCGCCGGAACGTCAGAATTCCAAAAGATCAGCCATGAACGACCAGATGACAGACACAACTAGCAATCTTGAGGATACCCTTAGTGAGTCGACGATGCAGCTGAGTGAACAGTCTCTTGAAATCGGTATTGTCAGGCAGTTCCCATTTACATCGAGCTTGCAGCGAATGAGCGTTATCACGAGAACGTTGGGAGCCAATCACTTTGACCTGTACTGCAAAGGAAGCCCTGAGATGATTTTTAGCTTGTCCAAGCCCGAATCGA TTCCATCAAATTTTGCGACCGTTCTGCAAGAATACACTTCCGAAGGATACAGGGTAATTGCCCTGGCTCATAAATCGTTGAATAGATTGTCTTACGCTAAAGTACAGCGGATAAGTAGAGAGTCAGCGGAAACGGATTTAAACTTCTTGGCTTTCGTGATATTAGAGAACCGACTGAAGCCTGGTACTTCGCCAGTTATCAAATTGTTGAACGAAGCCTGTATCAAAACAGTGATGGTGACGGGGGACAACATGCTAACTGCCTTGTCGGTAGCCAGGGATTGTGGAATTGTGAAACATCACGTCACTGTAATTGCCGTGGCTGCAATTACGCAGCAAAACCTCACGAAGCCGCAGATTTATTTTACTCAAAGTAATAGTCAGTGCAGTCCAACATCGCCTATGGGAAATGACATAAGTGAAATGACCGATTTAAACAGCGTAGCCAGTTTGGAGACCGTGGAAAATGGATCCACACAAGGCAATCACACCGGCAATCAAATCAACTATTTGTCAGACGA TTTGCACATTTCTACAAACAAATACGTATTCTCATTGACGGGAAAGACTTGGTCAATGGTTAAGCAGCATCATCCAGAATTGATACCAAAGTTAGCTACACGGGGAGCCATCTTTGCGAGAATGTCACCGGACCAGAAACAACAACTCGTACAAGAGCTACAAGCATTGGGATATTACGTCG CGATGGTCGGAGACGGTGCCAACGACTGCGGTGCTTTGAAGGCAGCGCACACCGGCATCTCATTGTCAGACACGGAATCATCGGTAGCTTCACCGTTCACGAGCCGTGACACGGACATATCATGTCTACTCTCCGTCATCAGAGAAGGACGAGCAGCGCTATCTACTTCCTTTGGAATCTTCAAGTACATGGCGGCTTATTCTCTCACACAATTCGTTTCAGTTATGCTGCTCTACAATATCAGGTCGAACCTCACGGACATAGAGTTTCTCTACATCGATCTCTTCGTTATATCAATATTTGCCTTCTTCTTTGGTCGGACCGAAGCCTACGATGGTCCCCTGGCAAAAACAGCACCTCTAACAAGTCTCATCAGCACATCCCCGATTCTCAGCTTGATATTTCAGATCTTAATCGTGATAATATTCCAATTTATGAGCCTTTTCCACCTGGGCCAACAGGATTGCTACAAGACTTGTATTGAGAATCTCGAAGAAAACGCAACAGAAGAAGAGGAGGTTGGATGCTTCGAAAATTATACCATATTCATAATCAGTTCGATGCAGTACATCATCTTAGCCGTTGCATTTTCGAAGGGTCGACCTTACAGAAAGCCGATATGGACGAACTGGGGTCTCCTCTCTTCTTTCATACTTATGTCACTTTTCTCAATCTACATGGCACTGAACCCCTTTGAGTGGCTCGCGGACCAGTTCGAATTGGTGTTGCCACCGGATATGGGCTTCAGGTACGTCTTGCTTGGTTACGGGCTGGCCAATTTCGTTTTGTCAATGGTCGTCGAGTACTTTGTAGTCGAGTACATAATATTTGGAAAACTGAGATACCGCTGGCACGATGTTTACAAGTCGAAGAAACGGTATCTTGCAATAGAGCGGGACATGGCCTCAAATCACAAGTGGCCACCGATATCGCAAGAGCCTTTGCCAGAAGCAGCGCCGGACATATTGATTCGTCAGAATTTAACGGAAATCAAAATCGAGAATATCACCGAGACTAATCCGACCAGTGATTTTATCAACTCGAACGTCATTCAAGAAACGAATTctgatttcaagcgatttgGTTCTGCTAGAGAAGTCACGTTGAATCCAAGGTCGTTGTTTAGCGATCGGCGAACAGCGGTTTCCATGCAAACTGTTCCCAATTTTGACGATGGCAGAGAGATCGACAGGGAAGTTCGCTATACGCCGAGTTCATGCAAGCTGGAACTTCCTGCAAAGAGGAGGCACAATTCCGAATCAGAGAACGGCATTTATCCATACGAGAAATCGTACCGAAATTATAACACAAACCCAATAGCAACATTGCCAAGACATCCACCTAGCCAGCAAGTCGCACCATCGGATGAGTTTAAAAGCGTAATGGTGCATAAAAGCGAGGAAAGCAACTTCCGAAGTGCCACTCAAAGTGTTCTCGAGTTGGACATTTTGCCGTCCTGA
- the LOC107220198 gene encoding polyamine-transporting ATPase 13A3 isoform X1 produces the protein MPSTPNKLNLSFARNAYSVFGNRNANPSTEQQHEQKTELLEGTRGNGLLHLKNGVDYINAGEEDQMEIYGYKRNHLWTSITWIFIICTAGLLRLFFHWIPHLMLLATHSKCSLEEAEAVLLVEKFQGKHTSRYVKKLITISAEEVSRLSKDGESLIGKDTFPEDDFLTEVEEDRGPLTLSVHLSGGQFKDFKSILTFSCKKLTYVWDTDRCEFLKLKGLDEGVLTSTLHQMRGLTAQDQFMRRFVYGSNEIVIPVKSILTLLCLEVLNPFYIFQLFSFCLWIADDYLYYAMAILTMSSFGIIIAVIQTRRNQHNLRSTVHASDVATVIRDPSSGKTATVQTEHLVPGDVLVIPSHGCIMPCDAVLLTGNCILNESMLTGESVPVTKTPIPASSELLYDTKEHARHTLYCGTQVIQTRYFGTEKVIAVVIRTGFNTSKGGLVRSIMYPPPVDFKFEQDSYKFVILLACIASIGFVYTIISKVLQGISGHRIALEALDLITIVVPPALPAAMTVGRLVAQNRLQNKKIYCTSPRAINVSGSIDCVCFDKTGTLTEDGLDMWGVVPISNKMFQSPVKDISTLELDEVLVGMVTCHSITLIDRQLSGDPLDLKMFESTGWTLEEPDVSDTSKFSMLFPTVVRPPKGSKFAGVNCNNLTISPERQNSKRSAMNDQMTDTTSNLEDTLSESTMQLSEQSLEIGIVRQFPFTSSLQRMSVITRTLGANHFDLYCKGSPEMIFSLSKPESIPSNFATVLQEYTSEGYRVIALAHKSLNRLSYAKVQRISRESAETDLNFLAFVILENRLKPGTSPVIKLLNEACIKTVMVTGDNMLTALSVARDCGIVKHHVTVIAVAAITQQNLTKPQIYFTQSNSQCSPTSPMGNDISEMTDLNSVASLETVENGSTQGNHTGNQINYLSDDLHISTNKYVFSLTGKTWSMVKQHHPELIPKLATRGAIFARMSPDQKQQLVQELQALGYYVAMVGDGANDCGALKAAHTGISLSDTESSVASPFTSRDTDISCLLSVIREGRAALSTSFGIFKYMAAYSLTQFVSVMLLYNIRSNLTDIEFLYIDLFVISIFAFFFGRTEAYDGPLAKTAPLTSLISTSPILSLIFQILIVIIFQFMSLFHLGQQDCYKTCIENLEENATEEEEVGCFENYTIFIISSMQYIILAVAFSKGRPYRKPIWTNWGLLSSFILMSLFSIYMALNPFEWLADQFELVLPPDMGFRYVLLGYGLANFVLSMVVEYFVVEYIIFGKLRYRWHDVYKSKKRYLAIERDMASNHKWPPISQEPLPEAAPDILIRQNLTEIKIENITETNPTSDFINSNVIQETNSDFKRFGSAREVTLNPRSLFSDRRTAVSMQTVPNFDDGREIDREVRYTPSSCKLELPAKRRHNSESENGIYPYEKSYRNYNTNPIATLPRHPPSQQVAPSDEFKSVMVHKSEESNFRSATQSVLELDILPS, from the exons ATGCCAAGCACACCGAACAAGTTGAATCTGAGCTTTGCTCGAAATGCTTATAGTGTTTTTGGTAACCGCAACGCCAACCCATCCACCGAACAGCAACATGAACAGAAAACAGAACTATTAGAGG GTACTCGAGGCAATGGCCTTCTTCATCTTAAGAATGGCGTTGACTATATCAACGCGGGCGAAGAGGACCAAATGGAAATTTATGG ATACAAAAGGAATCACTTATGGACATCGATCACATGGATATTTATCATCTGCACAGCGGGTCTGTTACGCTTATTCTTTCACTGGATACCGCATTTGATGTTACTTGCCACACATTCGAAATGCTCATTGGAAGAAGCAGAGGCAGTGCTTTTGGTAGAAAAGTTCCAAGGAAAACATACCAGTCGCTACGTGAAGAAATTGATTACCATCAGCGCAGAGGAAGTCTC AAGACTGTCCAAAGATGGAGAATCATTAATTGGCAAGGACACATTTCCAGAGGATGATTTCTTGACTGAAGTCGAAGAAGATCGAGGTCCGCTTACTTTATCAGTTCATTTAAGCGGTGGTCAGTTTAAAG atTTCAAATCTATCCTAACATTTTCCTGCAAGAAACTCACTTACGTTTGGGACACGGACAggtgtgaatttttaaaattaaaaggtTTGGACGAAGGGGTTCTGACCTCAACGCTTCACCAAATGCGAGGATTGACAGCACAGGATCAATTTATGCG GCGTTTCGTTTACGGGAGCAATGAAATTGTTATCCCGGTTAAAAGTATACTGACACTTCTCTGCTTGGAAGTTTTGAATCCTTtctatatatttcaattattcagcTTCTGTCTTTGGATTGCCGACGATTATCTGTACTACGCTATGGCTATTCTGACTATGTCTAGTTTCGGTATTATTATAGCGGTGATTCAAACAAGGAGG AACCAGCACAACTTGAGGTCTACTGTTCACGCATCTGATGTGGCAACGGTTATTCGCGACCCATCGAGTGGAAAAACTGCGACCGTACAAACGGAACATTTGGTACCTGGTGATGTGCTCGTGATTCCATCTCACGGATGCATTATGCCTTGCGACGCTGTCCTGTTGACAGGGAATTGTATCTTAAACGAATCAATGTTAACCGGGGAATCAGTACCGGTAACAAAAACGCCTATTCCCGCTTCAAGTGAGCTTTTGTACGACACAAAAGAACACGCGAGGCACACGTTGTACTGTGGAACGCAGGTAATTCAGACAAGGTACTTCGGTACGGAAAAAGTAATCGCTGTTGTAATCAGGACCGGATTTAATACTAGCAAGGGTGGGCTAGTGCGATCTATAATGTATCCACCACCGGTTGACTTTAAATTTGAGCAGGACTCCTACAAGTTTGTAATACTCTTAGCTTGCATCGCTAGCATTGGTTTCGTATATACAATTATCTCTAAAGTGCTCCAAGGTATTTCCGGACACCGAATAGCATTGGAAGCACTTGACTTGATCACTATTGTGGTACCACCAGCTCTTCCGGCTGCTATGACGGTTGGACGACTCGTCGCTCAGAACAGGCTGCAAAATAAGAAGATTTATTGCACCAGTCCAAGAGCTATCAATGTCTCGGGTTCAATCGACTGCGTATGCTTTGACAAAACGGGAACGTTAACCGAAGACGGATTGGATATGTGGGGGGTCGTTCCCATATCAAACAAAATGTTTCAAAGTCCAGTCAAAGACATATCTACTCTTGAATTAGACGAAGTACTCGTTGGTATGGTCACCTGTCACAGTATTACATTAATCGACCGTCAGTTGTCCGGAGACCCCCTGGATCTCAAGATGTTTGAATCGACGGGTTGGACACTGGAAGAGCCAGACGTTTCTGATACTTCCAAGTTCTCTATGCTCTTTCCAACTGTCGTCAGGCCACCAAAAGGGTCAAAGTTCGCCGGAGTTAATTGTAACAATCTCACGATATCGCCGGAACGTCAGAATTCCAAAAGATCAGCCATGAACGACCAGATGACAGACACAACTAGCAATCTTGAGGATACCCTTAGTGAGTCGACGATGCAGCTGAGTGAACAGTCTCTTGAAATCGGTATTGTCAGGCAGTTCCCATTTACATCGAGCTTGCAGCGAATGAGCGTTATCACGAGAACGTTGGGAGCCAATCACTTTGACCTGTACTGCAAAGGAAGCCCTGAGATGATTTTTAGCTTGTCCAAGCCCGAATCGA TTCCATCAAATTTTGCGACCGTTCTGCAAGAATACACTTCCGAAGGATACAGGGTAATTGCCCTGGCTCATAAATCGTTGAATAGATTGTCTTACGCTAAAGTACAGCGGATAAGTAGAGAGTCAGCGGAAACGGATTTAAACTTCTTGGCTTTCGTGATATTAGAGAACCGACTGAAGCCTGGTACTTCGCCAGTTATCAAATTGTTGAACGAAGCCTGTATCAAAACAGTGATGGTGACGGGGGACAACATGCTAACTGCCTTGTCGGTAGCCAGGGATTGTGGAATTGTGAAACATCACGTCACTGTAATTGCCGTGGCTGCAATTACGCAGCAAAACCTCACGAAGCCGCAGATTTATTTTACTCAAAGTAATAGTCAGTGCAGTCCAACATCGCCTATGGGAAATGACATAAGTGAAATGACCGATTTAAACAGCGTAGCCAGTTTGGAGACCGTGGAAAATGGATCCACACAAGGCAATCACACCGGCAATCAAATCAACTATTTGTCAGACGA TTTGCACATTTCTACAAACAAATACGTATTCTCATTGACGGGAAAGACTTGGTCAATGGTTAAGCAGCATCATCCAGAATTGATACCAAAGTTAGCTACACGGGGAGCCATCTTTGCGAGAATGTCACCGGACCAGAAACAACAACTCGTACAAGAGCTACAAGCATTGGGATATTACGTCG CGATGGTCGGAGACGGTGCCAACGACTGCGGTGCTTTGAAGGCAGCGCACACCGGCATCTCATTGTCAGACACGGAATCATCGGTAGCTTCACCGTTCACGAGCCGTGACACGGACATATCATGTCTACTCTCCGTCATCAGAGAAGGACGAGCAGCGCTATCTACTTCCTTTGGAATCTTCAAGTACATGGCGGCTTATTCTCTCACACAATTCGTTTCAGTTATGCTGCTCTACAATATCAGGTCGAACCTCACGGACATAGAGTTTCTCTACATCGATCTCTTCGTTATATCAATATTTGCCTTCTTCTTTGGTCGGACCGAAGCCTACGATGGTCCCCTGGCAAAAACAGCACCTCTAACAAGTCTCATCAGCACATCCCCGATTCTCAGCTTGATATTTCAGATCTTAATCGTGATAATATTCCAATTTATGAGCCTTTTCCACCTGGGCCAACAGGATTGCTACAAGACTTGTATTGAGAATCTCGAAGAAAACGCAACAGAAGAAGAGGAGGTTGGATGCTTCGAAAATTATACCATATTCATAATCAGTTCGATGCAGTACATCATCTTAGCCGTTGCATTTTCGAAGGGTCGACCTTACAGAAAGCCGATATGGACGAACTGGGGTCTCCTCTCTTCTTTCATACTTATGTCACTTTTCTCAATCTACATGGCACTGAACCCCTTTGAGTGGCTCGCGGACCAGTTCGAATTGGTGTTGCCACCGGATATGGGCTTCAGGTACGTCTTGCTTGGTTACGGGCTGGCCAATTTCGTTTTGTCAATGGTCGTCGAGTACTTTGTAGTCGAGTACATAATATTTGGAAAACTGAGATACCGCTGGCACGATGTTTACAAGTCGAAGAAACGGTATCTTGCAATAGAGCGGGACATGGCCTCAAATCACAAGTGGCCACCGATATCGCAAGAGCCTTTGCCAGAAGCAGCGCCGGACATATTGATTCGTCAGAATTTAACGGAAATCAAAATCGAGAATATCACCGAGACTAATCCGACCAGTGATTTTATCAACTCGAACGTCATTCAAGAAACGAATTctgatttcaagcgatttgGTTCTGCTAGAGAAGTCACGTTGAATCCAAGGTCGTTGTTTAGCGATCGGCGAACAGCGGTTTCCATGCAAACTGTTCCCAATTTTGACGATGGCAGAGAGATCGACAGGGAAGTTCGCTATACGCCGAGTTCATGCAAGCTGGAACTTCCTGCAAAGAGGAGGCACAATTCCGAATCAGAGAACGGCATTTATCCATACGAGAAATCGTACCGAAATTATAACACAAACCCAATAGCAACATTGCCAAGACATCCACCTAGCCAGCAAGTCGCACCATCGGATGAGTTTAAAAGCGTAATGGTGCATAAAAGCGAGGAAAGCAACTTCCGAAGTGCCACTCAAAGTGTTCTCGAGTTGGACATTTTGCCGTCCTGA